From the Candidatus Hydrogenedentota bacterium genome, the window CTGATCACCCACATTCCGCTTGCGGTGGCCATGGTGCCCTTTATTCTGGCCGCGGTCTGGTTCGCCCTCAAAGGCCAGTTCGACAAGCACAAGAAGCTCGTAAAGTGGGTCTGGCCGGTGTGGATGTACGTGTCTGTCACTGGCGTGCTGATCTACGTGATGCTTTATCAGATGTAGTGAGGGACGGACCCGCGCACGGAATCTCCAGAAGAGGTCGGTCGCTCGGGTTAAGCCGGTCTGACGCGACCAGGCGGCAGGTGTCTCAAGGCGCGGGCCTGTCCCCGTGGAGTAAGGGTCGTTCGCTTGAACGTTTCGAGTAGCTCTCCAACATCCACTGGGACATGCCGCCGCGTTCAGGGTTTTCACGCACGAATAGCAGTGAAGTTGACGCAGCAGGCCCCTGCCGCTTCCGACAGCGAACCTGCGGCGGTACGTCCCTTCAATCCAGCACGGCCAGCATTTCTTCGATGCGCGTGAAGCGTTCCCGGGGCTTGCCGACTGCGGCGCCCCGGGCTTGCTCGGCCGCGTCGATCTGCTGCCAGTCACTCAGCGAGACAAAGCGAACCTTTCGCGACGCCAGCAGCGCGGGAATCGCTTCCGATTCGCGGACGGGGCAGGGGGGTAGCGCCGCCAGATCTTCCAGAATCCGGTCCGCCGTGTCGTGGCTGTCCGGCTTGTTGGTGCCGATGATGCCCGTCGGTCCGCGCTTGATCCAGCCCGCCACGTAGAGCCCCGGTACGACGCCCTCGGGCCCCTTTACCCGGCCATCCACATTGGGAATCAGGCCCCGCTTCTCGTCGAAAGGAACGCCCGGCATGGGGATACCCCGGTAGCCGATGCTCCGGAAGACGAGATCGCAGGGAAGCGTCAAGGATTCGCCCGTTCCCTCGGCCCATTGCTTGAAAGGTTCGTTGCCTTCTAGCCGGTTTCTCCCCAGCACGATGGACCCGACCCGACCGTTTCCGGTGATTTCCAGGGGGCTCTCCAGGAAGCGAAAATACATCCGGCGCGCCACACCACGATCGGACAGGACGGCGAACTCGTTCAACAATTCCATATTGCGATGGACGCTGTTTTCCGCGAGCTCCGCCTCGCTGGTGGGGTTCAAAACGAGGCTCTCGGGCGAAACAACGGGCTGGCAGAGCGCCAGTTCGCCCATTTCCTTCAGCTCCATCGGCGTGAAAGCCGCCTGCGCCGGTCCGCGCCGTCCCACGAGATGGATCTCGCGGACTTTGCTTTCCGCCAGCGCGTCCAGCGCGTGGGCCGCAATATCGGTCGTCTTCAACTCATCCACGGACTTCGCCAGAATACGCGCGACGTCCATGGCTACGTTGCCCACGCCAATGACCACGGCGACCTCGCCAGACAGATCAAAAGTGCAGTCGCGGTAATCGGGATGACCGTTGTACCACCCTACGAACGACGTCGCGGTATAGCTGCCTTGCAGGTCTTCGCCCGGAATACCCAGCGAACGGTCC encodes:
- a CDS encoding FAD-dependent oxidoreductase — translated: MTILGTPEIPARIAIVGSGPGGFYAAEHLLKPEHPCLIDMFDRLPTPFGLVRGGVAPDHGKIRNVTKVYEKIAAREGFRFFGNVRVGQDISVAELQQHYDAVLFAYGAETDRSLGIPGEDLQGSYTATSFVGWYNGHPDYRDCTFDLSGEVAVVIGVGNVAMDVARILAKSVDELKTTDIAAHALDALAESKVREIHLVGRRGPAQAAFTPMELKEMGELALCQPVVSPESLVLNPTSEAELAENSVHRNMELLNEFAVLSDRGVARRMYFRFLESPLEITGNGRVGSIVLGRNRLEGNEPFKQWAEGTGESLTLPCDLVFRSIGYRGIPMPGVPFDEKRGLIPNVDGRVKGPEGVVPGLYVAGWIKRGPTGIIGTNKPDSHDTADRILEDLAALPPCPVRESEAIPALLASRKVRFVSLSDWQQIDAAEQARGAAVGKPRERFTRIEEMLAVLD